One Echinicola strongylocentroti DNA window includes the following coding sequences:
- a CDS encoding formylglycine-generating enzyme family protein, producing MDPGGDFMMGTDEQEAYPVERPAVKRHVEGFYMDETEVTNAEFKKFVDATGYVTIAEKKPEWEEMKKQLPPNTPKPADSLLQAGSLVFVAPDQPVDTRDISNWWKWTPGASWKHPEGPGTDLQGRMDHPVVHIAYDDALAYAKWAGKRLPTEAEWEYAARGGLTEKRYSWGDELRPQGKFMANTFQGRFPNGNQGKDGFMGTAPVKNFPANDFGLYDIIGNVWEMTDDWFDAIKFQRLTGNAPKLDANMNQCYNPTNPYAKERVIKGGSFLCSDNYCINYRPSARQGHAYDSGSSNVGFRCVQDTPSKTLGMK from the coding sequence ATGGATCCCGGGGGGGACTTTATGATGGGCACCGATGAACAAGAGGCTTACCCTGTGGAGAGACCTGCAGTAAAACGTCATGTGGAAGGCTTCTATATGGATGAAACCGAAGTAACCAATGCAGAATTCAAAAAATTCGTCGACGCAACGGGGTATGTAACAATAGCAGAGAAAAAACCAGAGTGGGAGGAAATGAAAAAACAACTTCCTCCAAACACGCCCAAACCAGCTGATTCATTGCTACAAGCTGGGTCGCTCGTGTTTGTGGCTCCTGACCAACCTGTGGACACCAGAGATATTTCCAATTGGTGGAAGTGGACGCCTGGTGCCAGTTGGAAACATCCAGAAGGGCCAGGAACAGACCTTCAAGGAAGAATGGACCATCCAGTGGTGCATATTGCCTATGATGACGCCCTTGCTTATGCAAAATGGGCTGGTAAAAGACTGCCCACTGAAGCGGAATGGGAATATGCTGCAAGAGGAGGATTAACAGAAAAAAGATACTCTTGGGGTGATGAACTAAGACCACAGGGCAAGTTTATGGCCAACACTTTCCAGGGGCGATTTCCAAATGGCAATCAAGGAAAGGACGGATTTATGGGCACCGCACCAGTGAAGAACTTTCCTGCAAACGACTTTGGGCTTTATGACATCATTGGTAATGTATGGGAAATGACCGATGACTGGTTTGATGCCATCAAATTCCAGCGACTAACTGGTAATGCGCCAAAACTGGACGCTAACATGAACCAATGCTACAACCCTACCAACCCCTACGCCAAAGAAAGGGTGATCAAGGGTGGTTCTTTCCTATGCTCTGACAACTACTGCATCAACTACCGCCCCAGTGCCCGCCAAGGACATGCCTATGACAGTGGTTCCTCCAATGTAGGCTTCAGGTGCGTACAAGACACCCCCTCCAAAACCCTTGGAATGAAATAA